aaataacctTGAATCATGGGAGAAAACCAATGCGGTCACAATGCCAAGGTGTTCTTTTTTAACTCTTGTCTGCACCTGCATATTTGCGGAGGATAGAACTTCGATACTCCCTTCGGTTGTCCCACTGTATCATGCAATAGTTTAAATACATGAGTTATTCTAATGGACTGAAAGGAAAAGGAGCAGTGGGCTGCAAATAGGAAGTACTATAAGTCAGCAGAAATATGTAAGCAGCTACTTGCTGTTCCTGATGATAAGGATTTCTGCTCGAACTCTATTTATTACAACAATATATGATATAGTAGCTCAAATGATTGATCAAGTGGCCCAAGGAGAGaaggaaaacaaaacaaaatgagGTTTTGAGACCTTTCAGTTATTTGTTTGGGAATAAGTTCAAAAATTATATGGCATTTTGTAGTGGAATATagcaaacaaaataataatgcaACACAACAAAATGCATCCGTTTAGGTTGACTTGAGGGAGCATGCCAGGTTTGTGCGTAGACTAAATTACTTACATCGCCATGAGTTTACCATCAGATGATATATTAAATGCAGAAATTGGGTCACGGACTATCCTTTTTGTTCCAATTCTCTTCCATGAGGTAGTATTCCAAGAGATTATTTTTCCTTGATCACCTGTAAATCCAAGTTATTGCCCTTCAAATGGCAGACTAAATGAACTTAATTGATAAGCAGCAACTTCAggattatattattattgttgttgatAAGTAGCAACTTCAGGATTACATTACTAATGTTGAAATTTTGGGatgaaaaatgaaatgaaagattgaacttttaaaaataaatttgtaatttaaccttaaaacaaataatagatTTCCCTTGATTTTTAAAGTATTACCATGCATTGCAGTGACAAAGAGGACCTGACTATCAGCTCTGCTGCGAGAGAACCTGCAGAAGCTGAAAATTTCGCCCTGGACAGgtatatattttagatatacatatatttaagatattttagacatacatatatttaagaGTATGGTTACAATGAATTAGAAGTACTAAAGAGAACTTACATCTTCTCTTGATAGATTGGCTACAACCTTTGATGATGCTAAATCCCAAACCTTGCACGGGCCGCTGTTCCTCAGTGATGCAAGAAACTTTCCATCAGAACTGCAGGAAATGGATCAAAACAGACAAAAGCAAATAGTTCCACATTAGGATACCAAGTCCAGGTTGTAACACAACCAAGAAAAAGGTGCTTGACTGCAGAGTAATGATATCCACCTAACTAATACTGCAACCAGATTAAAGTGCTTGTTTGACTTAACCTCTGGAACAGCTTCTCTACTCCAAGAAGCATCAAACCAGATGATTGGAAGACAAAAAATCTGGAGCTCTTGCTGGTAaggaagctaaaatgagcttctTGACCCAAGATCAGAAGCTAAAGTCGAAGAGTTTGCTTCTGCTGCAATAAAGAACTATTGGGATGAGGGTAGAGAGGTGCTAACAAAAGCTATTGGTGTCTTTTCAAACAGCTCCCCTCAGCGAGCACATCTGCAAAAGCCTCAGCCAGGCCAAACAGGCACAAAAGGTGGAAGAGATCTCAATAACAATTGGGTCAGAAGAGTGACAGATGAATGAAACTCCAAAGTGATACTCCCTCCCAGATCTAATTTTCATCTATTTTCTTGATCACGTTGCAGTATCAGCTAGGAGCATAGCTTTGTTCCATAAACTGTGAAAAACATAAATCCTCCACCTGAAATCCAAATCCTTCACAGTTGTATTAGCAACAGTTTCTTCAAGAACACTTTCCATACTGGGCCATTTGAAGACCATCAAACGCCCGTCCTACATAGGTCAAAGCCAAGACTGATGGGCATATAAACAACTTAAATGAAAGGCAGAGTAAACATAATGGTATCAATTttgacatgaaatatttaaagtaaaatattcaaaaggtCGTATTGATGAAAGTAAGTTTCATATTGGCTGCTGAAGCATATCAAATGTGCAAATGCTGTGACCCAGCAAACATCAAAGATAAGATAATCAATAGCCTTGTGTTTTTCATCAACATTTTCTGAAAAATTGAGATTTCTATTTGTGAAATACTCATGCTGAAAAAAATAACTGCAAATGATTTTGTCTACCTCACTACCAGTTGCAAGTATTGAACCTCCTTCGTTGAAGGATAATGCCAACTGCAAACCACCATCTTCCAGATTTTCTAATGTCTCTCCCGGAGATCTCAGAGACAGAGTTTCCTCACTTTCTGAAAAGTCCCATTTAAACAACCTAAAGCACTATTATTAGTAATATCACCGGAATATTGAGAGAGAAAAACATCAATGAAGTTTTTCTCCACATAcagaaacattaaaaaaataagagtcCATTTTACACAACATAAAATAGTATAGGCAAAGCCAGGATTTTCACTTTGAAGGGCCAATTGTTTTGAGTGTTATTAATTTAGATTAAGGTCAGATATAAATGAGATTTGTACCCTCAATCCTATTGTGATGGATTCTTGGCACTAATCATAGAAGAATTACATACAAAATGAAAATTGAGAGgattatattctttttattcaaGAGAGTTTTCAGCATTTACCCTTCCTTATATCACTAAAATGGAAACTTACTGAGAGTATATTCTCTATCATTAGGACTGAAGCTGAAGCAATCCTGAGATAACCCTACATTTTAAGACAATAAAAAGTACCCCGCAAGAGAGAAACTATACCACCACTAAGTACTAAAGCAAGATTTGGCGTAAATAACCATCAAACACTCAATATTTACGTGTAAAGCCCGATCAAAACAAACACCTGCAATTCTTTGGAAATGAGCAGATGATGCCATCACCACCCGGATGCACCGCCATCCTATATGGCACATCGGCGTCAGTTCCCATCCTAAACACCTGGATCAATGGGAAACATATCAAAATTGAGGCTCATGTCAGTGAGATTTGCACATAAACAAGAAGAAGGGCTTCTACCGGTTGATCAGAAAGGGATCGGGAGCGGAGATCGAAGTGGGAGACGACAAGGGCGTTGGGAACCCCACTAcgcccctcgccgccgcctccgccgagcGTCACAAGTAAACGATCGCCCTTATGACGCGGCAGAGAtggatctcctccgccgcctccttctcCTCTCTTGTCGTTGTCGtggtcgtcgtcggcggcggcggcggcggagatctgGGAGAGGGGGACCCAAGCGGCGCAGTAGATGGGAAAGCCGTAGGTCTTCGAACAGGGCGGGATCTCCCGACGCCCCCTCGCCATTGTAGTCGCTcgatccttctctctctctccccttcgcctacgcttcttcttcttcttcttcttcttctcttatcCTACTACAGAGGATTCATCGCCATTAATGACGAGAGATCTCGGGGGAAttgggaggaagaagaggagcgTTAGCTTTGAGACGTTTGAAGTGGCGAAGGGAATAAGCGAGTCGATGCCCACTCCGCTCTTGGGCCGCGTAGAACTTACATTACCGGGTAAGAATTTGGTCTTCAAACGGATCGAGTAAGAACCCAACCATATCGTTAACCCGAAAATGTGTATTGGAATTTGGAAAGTCTTATCGCCGTTGGATTCGCCTTGAAGCAGCCATTCAGTAACTCCCAACTTCCCGGCAAATTCTACACGTTACGGCGCCGACTTTATAAAGTTTGTTGCTCTTCTGCAACAAATTCCTATAGAAGTCGCCAAATTATCTGTATCGCCAACGACTTCACTGACGCCGGCACATCAGCATGTTTCATCAATGACTTTGTATTAAGGGATTATTTGGTTGTATatagtttataatttataaatatattattattgtaacCATATGTAGATCTATATTCAGTGTTTGATTTTCAATGCATTTGAATCTAACGGCTATAGTTGGAACTGTACAAGAAAAAGCCCAAATTTAAATGTATACCACTCTGATCAatttttaagtagaattttttttttctacgttAAAGATAATATATCATCACCATATAAAgaacataataaaattaaaaaaatgcatTTCTTAATTGCATATAACCTAACAAATCATTTACTTTTTATTACATCCAATTAAACAAAATACATGTAGTTGTAATTATTTAactttcaactatatatatttttaactatattaattttttaattacatccaaccaaatagtTCTAAGCCTGATGTAGTTCAAATTTGATTATAGTATTCGTAATCACCAATTTTACTCATTGTCAAATTATTGTACATCTCATGTACCTCGCCAAATATTGGAGGAAAAAATACTTTAAAGTAAAAAACAGCATATAAATGTAGTCtataacattttaattta
The window above is part of the Ananas comosus cultivar F153 unplaced genomic scaffold, ASM154086v1, whole genome shotgun sequence genome. Proteins encoded here:
- the LOC109704785 gene encoding SEC12-like protein 2; translated protein: MARGRREIPPCSKTYGFPIYCAAWVPLSQISAAAAADDDHDNDKRGEGGGGGDPSLPRHKGDRLLVTLGGGGGEGRSGVPNALVVSHFDLRSRSLSDQPVFRMGTDADVPYRMAVHPGGDGIICSFPKNCRLFKWDFSESEETLSLRSPGETLENLEDGGLQLALSFNEGGSILATGSEDGRLMVFKWPSMESVLEETVANTTVKDLDFSSDGKFLASLRNSGPCKVWDLASSKVVANLSREDGEIFSFCRFSRSRADSQVLFVTAMHGDQGKIISWNTTSWKRIGTKRIVRDPISAFNISSDGKLMAIGTTEGSIEVLSSANMQVQTRVKKEHLGIVTALVFSHDSRALLSSSFDSTARVTTIETRKSNGFSAWIIILVIILAILVYFMKSKQTL